One window of Triticum dicoccoides isolate Atlit2015 ecotype Zavitan chromosome 5A, WEW_v2.0, whole genome shotgun sequence genomic DNA carries:
- the LOC119304355 gene encoding BAG family molecular chaperone regulator 6-like isoform X3: MYPTNHYMDPYSSYYRHHAPYPYYPPPAWEAGRQGMPEADCSPCRPPYGPWPYSGSMNHSGLPESHSCCSHTYPPGYYSFRPPFPQELPPPYPYYHGPFPPHHPNPYSSSYFGPFPPYPLDQTTYNGLYDKFKSHCCGCPNHVCHGDGGQKSNVKIEEHVPEVKDDSKQKDADNSRIIRNPNYQYPVMWLPSGDKKDKASNGTSFEFPPQFFSKWFPQSGERTEDVKPADDSQKAKQHQWPMVWMPPGYGVETKPEAKKELKETEQSPKNTQEDPPSPKIKIIPLSWFGNDHHDQKPAARDGSGEQNGRSSAVNQPACTEHRHDTTADGNCKTIPVVPEKPSSGNKPAISVVPEKSNSGDERAISVVPEKQDVEKKVHTCRTIPVMAQKESDEKKSCMAGNKEEKKAIMVQKEGENKKSNNAESSKAKPSKLPPVCLRVDPLPKKKSGNTSSRSSSPATRKVSEKEAQGKNQETKLSEHQKEGKMPIKEKSSDEIATNTGPRNVTVLDASVKHAQEEQVSTSVTDQKVQPTVSAEAQEKVSAKSLQECDKNRKEDEYKIRGEAPNLALEIKLSEPDAAVRIQSAYRGYHVRRWQPLEKLRKIKNVHMQMQDVEKQLQALEASSKQPTEKEHVAINETIMNLLLNLDTIQGLHPVVRESRKSVARQLVCLQEKLDSLCKKMSAEPNHPKSEEESLIGVQEEQLPSSVNSNEPMHDDVSSEVALKFNEDGDSTEQKHQMEELSTANEEAQDKGKAAAPTECQGVRAMDVMPDAALSGVITEKKHQIEEPGILREECTEEEKAAEKGEESSTHHIEPLHYTLAEQNCHTEKSDQGFSPTTTEDGTTAMTAACTDSKVAVKKQDGLVEGGGQVQESASIGSSRPKHDAAPAEDQCNVPSAPSLHLEDSEVADPHGNDPPLADESIIVNAGDQQAEVINADMEKEVEDAKVDSGKELDGTTFADTGNLDYDTGANAENTTQENVVLVGSEEATKQCEVSHMDDSALMEQQNECGSAILEKTESVPFEVQGKPMETFLNDGIGEGPEAAPLESRVRTMENTLNDAIGEEAEDAALESRVGTMENTLDDAIGEEPEAVPVENRGKTMESTLKDAGSLPSNGSAEPEPEPALPESATNGPPPCEHDGGALHGDSADSEVSSGSQGDLQKEQDGDDASETTQGNVIATKPAETLACAAGVNSAVPVAAPEAEMPEEGAQGASPEEEEAAAHDNGPKGGDDAKNKGLDDENQKLKEMLQKVLASGNDQMGVIAELSDKVKSLERKLARKRRPKVRVQHRPARNATANDVL, translated from the exons ATGTATCCAACAAATCACTACATGGATCCATACTCCTCATACTACAGGCACCATGCTCCCTATCCATATTATCCCCCTCCTGCCTGGGAAGCCGGACGCCAGGGGATGCCTGAAGCGGACTGCTCGCCATGTCGACCACCATATGGCCCTTGGCCATACAGTGGTAGCATGAATCACTCAGGCCTTCCAGAGTCCCACAGCTGCTGCAGCCACACATACCCTCCTGGTTACTACAGTTTCAGACCCCCATTTCCCCAAGAACTTCCACCACCTTATCCATATTACCATGGTCCATTTCCACCGCATCATCCGAACCCCTACTCATCATCATACTTTGGCCCATTCCCACCTTATCCTCTTGATCAGACAACATACAATGGTTTATATGACAAGTTCAAGAGCCATTGCTGCGGGTGTCCGAACCATGTTTGCCATGGAGATGGAGGGCAGAAGAGCAACGTGAAAATCGAAGAACATGTGCCTGAAGTGAAGGATGACAGTAAGCAGAAGGATGCAGACAATTCCAGAATAATTCGGAACCCAAACTACCAGTACCCGGTGATGTGGCTACCGTCCGGTGACAAGAAGGACAAGGCTAGTAATGGAACAAGCTTTGAGTTTCCACCTCAGTTCTTCAGCAAGTGGTTTCCTCAGAGTGGAGAGAGGACAGAGGATGTGAAGCCAGCTGATGACAGTCAGAAGGCGAAACAACATCAGTGGCCAATGGTTTGGATGCCACCAGGATATGGCGTTGAGACCAAACCAGAAGCTAAAAAAGAGCTGAAGGAGACCGAGCAGAGTCCAAAGAACACGCAAGAAGATCCGCCTTCGCCGAAGATCAAGATTATTCCCTTGTCTTGGTTTGGTAATGATCATCATGATCAAAAGCCTGCTGCTAGGGATGGCTCTGGAGAACAAAATGGACGATCATCAGCGGTGAACCAGCCTGCATGCACTGAGCATCGGCATGACACGACAGCGGATGGAAATTGTAAGACCATCCCAGTTGTGCCGGAGAAACCAAGCAGTGGGAATAAACCTGCTATTTCAGTTGTGCCGGAGAAATCAAACAGTGGGGACGAACGTGCTATTTCAGTTGTGCCGGAGAAGCAGGATGTTGAGAAGAAGGTTCATACCTGCAGGACCATCCCAGTTATGGCTCAGAAAGAGAGTGATGAGAAGAAATCCTGCATGGCTGGAAACAAAGAGGAAAAGAAGGCCATTATGGTTCAGAAGGAGGGAGAAAATAAGAAAAGCAACAATGCTGAATCATCCAAGGCTAAACCTTCAAAATTACCCCCCGTATGCTTGCGAGTGGATCCATTGCCAAAGAAGAAATCAGGAAACACATCTTCAAGGTCATCCAGCCCAGCAACGAGGAAGGTATCTGAAAAAGAGGCCCAAGGCAAGAACCAGGAGACAAAGCTATCAGAACATCAGAAAGAGGGTAAGATGCCGATTAAAGAGAAATCATCTGATGAGATTGCCACAAATACAGGGCCTAGGAATGTAACAGTGCTAGATGCTTCTGTGAAGCATGCCCAAGAGGAACAAGTTTCCACAAGTGTGACTGATCAGAAGGTGCAACCTACCGTCAGTGCTGAAGCGCAAGAAAAAGTCAGTGCAAAGAGCTTGCAGGAGTGTGACAAAAACAGAAAGGAGGATGAGTATAAGATCCGAGGCGAAGCTCCAAATTTAGCCCTTGAAATCAAGTTATCAGAACCAGATGCCGCTGTTCGTATTCAGTCTGCATACAGAGGGTACCATGTACGAAGATGGCAACCCTTGGAGAAACTACGGAAGATCAAGAATGTCCATATGCAGATGCAAGATGTGGAGAAGCAGCTGCAAGCCCTTGAAGCTTCTTCAAAGCAGCCAACAGAAAAAGAGCACGTCGCTATTAATGAGACCATCATGAATTTACTCCTGAACCTTGACACCATTCAG GGCTTGCATCCAGTTGTGAGGGAGTCTAGGAAGTCTGTTGCTCGACAGCTAGTTTGTTTGCAGGAGAAGCTCGATTCTTTGTGCAAGAAAATGTCTGCTGAACCTAATCACCCTAAGAGTGAGGAAGAAAGTCTCATTGGAGTTCAGGAAGAACAATTGCCTTCCTCAGTTAACTCCAACGAGCCTATGCATGATGACGTTTCATCTGAAGTTGCCTTGAAGTTTAATGAAGATGGAGATTCTACTGAACAGAAACATCAAATGGAAGAATTAAGTACTGCAAATGAAGAAGCACAAGACAAA GGGAAAGCTGCAGCACCTACTGAATGTCAAGGAGTACGAGCGATGGATGTGATGCCTGATGCAGCTTTATCAGGAGTTATCACTGAGAAGAAGCACCAAATTGAAGAGCCAGGCATTTTGAGGGAAGAATGTACTGAAGAA GAGAAAGCGGCAGAGAAGGGTGAAGAATCATCGACGCACCACATCGAGCCATTGCATTATACGCTTGCTGAGCAAAACTGCCACACTGAAAAATCAGATCAAGGTTTTTCTCCTACTACAACTGAGGATGGTACAACTGCAATGACTGCAGCATGTACGGACAGCAAAGTGGCCGTCAAGAAG CAGGACGGTTTGGTTGAAGGAGGAGGTCAGGTGCAGGAATCTGCTTCCATTGGTAGCTCGCGGCCGAAACATGATGCTGCTCCTGCTGAAGATCAGTGCAACGTACCAAGTGCACCATCCCTTCATCTGGAGGATTCAGAAGTTGCAGATCCACATGGAAATGATCCACCTCTTGCAGATGAGTCGATAATAGTGAATGCAGGAGATCAACAAGCAGAGGTCATCAATGCCGACATGGAGAAAGAAGTAGAAGACGCCAAGGTTGATTCAGGCAAAGAGCTAGATGGAACTACTTTTGCCGACACTGGGAATCTGGACTATGATACGGGTGCAAATGCAGAGAACACCACGCAAGAAAATGTTGTCTTAGTAGGATCGGAAGAAGCAACAAAACAATGCGAGGTTTCTCATATGGACGATTCAGCACTCATGGAGCAGCAGAATGAATGCGGCTCtgccattttagagaagactgaatCTGTACCATTTGAAGTCCAAGGCAAGCCCATGGAAACTTTTCTGAATGATGGAATTGGAGAGGGGCCTGAAGCTGCACCACTGGAAAGCAGAGTCAGGACCATGGAAAATACTCTGAATGATGCCATTGGAGAGGAGGCTGAAGATGCAGCATTGGAAAGCAGAGTTGGGACCATGGAAAACACTCTGGATGATGCAATTGGAGAGGAGCCTGAAGCCGTACCAGTGGAAAACAGAGGCAAGACCATGGAAAGTACTCTGAAGGATGCAGGATCGCTGCCGAGTAACGGCAGTgctgaacctgaacctgagcctgcCCTGCCTGAAAGCGCAACCAACGGACCACCTCCGTGTGAGCACGACGGTGGCGCGCTGCACGGTGATAGTGCTGACTCGGAGGTGTCATCGGGGAGCCAAGGTGACCTGCAGAAGGAGCAGGATGGTGATGACGCTTCTGAGACAACCCAAGGCAATGTCATTGCCACCAAGCCGGCAGAAACTCTAGCCTGTGCAGCAGGAGTAAATTCTGCTGTGCCTGTAGCTGCACCAGAAGCAGAAATGCCGGAAGAAGGTGCTCAAGGAGCATCtccagaggaagaagaagcggcAGCGCACGATAATGGTCCCAAGGGCGGCGACGACGCCAAGAACAAGGGCCTGGACGACGAGAACCAGAAGCTGAAGGAGATGCTGCAGAAGGTGCTCGCGTCCGGCAACGACCAGATGGGAGTCATCGCGGAGCTGAGCGACAAGGTCAAGTCACTGGAGAGGAAGCTCGCACGCAAGAGGAGGCCGAAGGTGAGGGTGCAGCACAGGCCAGCGAGGAACGCGACGGCCAATGACGTCCTCTGA